Genomic segment of Methanolobus mangrovi:
AAATTGGAGCTATCGTTGCCATCACACAGATAAACGAGGTCGGAGAAGGACATATCCTTGTAGGCGATGGTGCTGTATATTACGATGCGACCTTTGAAGCAATAGTATTCGTACCAACTATCCAGGAAGTAATCGAAGGAGAAATTGTTGAAACTGTTGATTTCGGAGCATTTGTGACTATCGGAGCTATGGACGGACTCCTTCATGTGAGCCAGGTCACTGATGACTTTATGTCATACGACGGTAAGAACGGAAGACTTGTCAGCAAAACTGGCGGCAGGTCACTTGCTGAAGGCGATAAGGTCAGGGCACGTATAGTTGCTGTGAGCATCAACGAGAGAGACCCAAGGGAAAGTAAAATAGGACTGACCATGCGCCAGCATTCCCTGGGCAAGATGGAATGGCTTGAAGAAGCTAGAAGACCATCCGCAGAAAAAGAAGAGTGATCGGAGAGTATTAGATGAGCGAACAGGTTTGCCGGGAGTGTCACCGGATAATTATGAGTCAGACATGCCCTATTTGTGGTTCAAGCAATCTCAGTTCAGACTGGAGCGGCATGGTAATTATCATTGATCCGGAACGTTCAGAGATAGCAAAAAAAATGGACGTAAAAGTTCCGGATAAATATGCATTGAAGGTGCGCTGATTGGGCTTTCATTTAACTTTACCCGATACACTTCGACCACGTTTTCGAGAGATTTTCGGGTGTCTTTACAAGGGTAAAGGCGATGACACCATCAAAAAACTTTCCAAGGACTTAGGTAGTCCCACAAAACTTATATCCGTAGGTGATGTTACTACATTCCACTTGCTCAATCTTGGAATAATACCGGACATCCTTATAGTGGATGACCGCACCAAACGCGGACCGGCATCAGACCGGGTCGTAGTGGGTACCAAGCATAAAGGGTTCACCGAAATATCTGTAGACAATCCAGCCGGGGTCATAACCGAAGATCTGATAGACGCTGTAGGAAATGCGTTGAATGCAGATGAACATGTCAGGATATTTGTGCGCGGCGAGGAGGACCTGGCTGCTGTGCCTGCGATTCTTATGGCACCTGAAGGCTCAGCTGTTCTTTATGGGCAGCCGGACGAAGGTGTTGTACTTGTTAAGATAACGTTACCTAAAAAGGAACAAATGAAGGACCTGTTAACTGAGATACTCAATGAACAGGAACATAATACAGAACAAATAGAGACTATTCGGAGGAAACTGGATGGATATCAAAATCATTAACGATAAAAATAACGCGCTTCTCAACAGGCGTGAGTTAGATCTTAAAGTCACATTTGATGGTGCAACACCGTCAAGAAATGATGTAAGAAGCAAACTTGCAGCTATGCTTACAGTGCCAATGGGACTTGTAATCGTGCAGAAAATGGATAACGAGTTCGGTAAGCAGGAACTTAAAGGATACGTCAAGATCTATGAAGACGAAGCCCGCATGAAGCAGGTAGAAGAAACATATGTCCTTGAAAGAAACAAGATGCCTGAGCCAGAAGTTGCTGAAGAAGAGCCTGCAGAGGAATAAAAATGGCAGTAAAAGATTACTACAAAGTAAGCGGTGACTCCATTGAGCGCACCCACCAGTCATGCCCACGCTGTGGAGAAGGAGTATTCCTTGCAGAGCACAAAGACAGGCGTACTTGTGGCAAGTGCGGATACACCGAATTCAAGAAATAAATCTCATTCTACGCAACCTTTTAGAGGTTGCTTTTCCTTATTTTTAGCTCTATTTTCAGATATTTACTCATTGTTTTTAATGACTAGTGACATCCATCTTCAATAGAAGATTTTCTCATTTGAAGTCCTGTTCATATTCAAAGATATGACATGGACACAATGTCATAAAATATAATACTTTTTTTATACTTACTTTGATGGACATTAAAAATATTTCTAGCTCCTGATACGTGTTTTGTGCAAAGATATTCCGAAAGATTTAATAATAGGTAGATTGTTTGCAATTATTAGCTATTATGCAAATATTAGATAGTTTTGTTGATAAGTTACATTGCCGTATACATTATGAGTGAGTTGCATATTTATATACAAATTAGTAAATGCATAATTCATAGTAAATTATAAAAAGGGGAATCAAATGAGTTACGTTTATGCAGCCGTGATAGGCATATTGATAGGCATATTCATATTTGGCTTGAAGACTGGAGTAGGATGTGGTTTTTCCACTGTCAGAAAAAGAGATATCCTTATACTTGCAAGTGGTTATTTCGTCATTTCCATAATACTTGGTAGTCTGGTGGAAATGGTGGACCAGTCCTATATTGAAGCTATTTCAAATCTTGGAATGACACTGCATGTTTTCATAGCACTTATCCTTATTATCGCAGGGATATATACACAGAAAAAATGGGTCTGCGGCCATGATGTCTCAAAGAAGACATTTCTTGTTATCTCCGTACCTTGCCCTGTTTGCCTTACAGCTCTTTTTGTATCATGCATGATACTGGCATCAACCCTTGAGGTCAGCGGCTGGAAGGTCGGAGTACTTGTAGGCTTTGTTTTCTTTATTTCAGTAATATCATCAACGTGGGTCTTCAGAAAAATGAAAAGAACACCTGAGGATCTGGGAACAGCAATGATGTTCCTTGGAATTTTCTACCTGCTTGGAGCAATGATAGTTCCTGCTTATATCAAAGCAAAGAAACTCAACATGGCGTTAAGTAGTGGGGGAGAGTTTGAGATCATTCCACTGTTGATATTCACTATTTTCATAATTGGAGGCTATGCCCTCAATAACATAAGAGGTCAATAAAAATGGATGCTACTTCTTCGTTGTTTGGTATATTATACACGTTTTCAGCTTCATTGCTGTACCCGGTAATTATCATTCTGATACTACTGGTGGTATTCTCCCTGATGCTTATAGGAGAATTCCTGTCAGAATACGCAAAAAGACATAGAGATATCGGAAACCTTGAACTGTGCTGTAACAAGGTAAGAGAACATGTCAGCTCCCAAAAGTTCGGAGGAGCTGCCAGTTCACTACGTAATGTAAAACAAAATTTCATGGTAACAAGCTTTGCCATTTCTGCTGCAGAACATCTTGAAAAGAACATGATACCTGCCATTGAATGGCTATCACAGGAATATGAGATAAGGATGGCAAAGAGACTTGAACAGACAAGAATCGTTGCAACTATCGCCCCAATGCTGGGCCTGATGGGAACACTCATTCCCCTTGGACCTGCACTTATAGGTCTTGCACAGGGGGATATCGTACAACTTGCAAACAACCTCATGATAGCTTTTGCTACAACTGTCATCGGCCTGTTCGCAGGAACTATCGGCTATGTGCTCACCCAGGTCAGAAAAAGATGGTACTGGCAGGATATGGCTGACATCGACTATATCCTCGACACTCTGGAGGTTGGGGAGTGAAAGGGCGAAGATACAGACGAACAGGCCTCATTAATAACGAGGACGAACAAAACCCTTTGACCGGGGTTGCCAATCTTTTTGATATTGCAATGGTCTTCTCAGTGGCACTTCTGGTAGCACTGGTGATGTCGTACCAGATGCCGGAACTTCTCAGTCCCACAGAGGACATAACAATTGTTAAGAATCCGGGACAACAGGACATGAAGATAATCATCAAAGAAGAAGGTAAACCCATTGAAGTCCTGAACATGACCGATCAGATAGGCGGAGGAACAGGAGAAGCTCTTGGTACAGCCTATAAATTGGCTGATGGAAGGGTTGTTTATGTGCCTGAGGAAGAGGGGGCGAATACAACCTCTACTTAATTTTTTTTGTTTTTTTAGACAAGTCTTGTTGTTTTAAATCAATTAGTGTTTATAGCAACATAGCACATCGTTGTTTGTGATTTAAAAAAAATACAGAAATAAAACGATAATAGGCTAAGAACATAATTGGACACTCCCTCAAGCCGCCAAGCAAGTACAGGAGTGTCCTCACAAGTTATCGGGGGATAACATGCAAAGAAAAATAATATCAATATTAGTATTAAGCATATTGCTAATGATAACACTAACAGGTGTTGCTGCAGCAGATGAAGAGAAAATAAACATAACTTACATTGCATATAAATCGAGTGACGCACTCGAAACTGCAAGTCAAACAAATCCATATAGTGATTTCATAGATTACACTTACATTAGTTACTATGATTCTTCTAAAGACCCACAAGTAAGTGATGATATACTAGAAGCTGCAGAAAATGGCTTTTTTGAAACCCAGGATGTTGTATTCTGTAGTATGGTTTCATATGATGCTTATTCAGCTATTAATGATTCGCTGAAGTCTGCGCACGACTCCGGGACTTCACTGTTAAGCATCAAGACTAAACTTCCAACAGTACCTACTTATTTTGATTACAGGGCATATTATGAAGATGCAAATGACATTGATGTAAATGATACAATAGCTGTTTATTTCAACAACCTGGATACTTCAGGTAAAGGACTTGAGAATGCTGAGAACCTATTAATCTATCTTGCAACGGAATATGGTAATCATCCCGGGCTGACAGACAGTTGGGGCACATCAAGCAAAAACTATGAGGAATTCCTGTTCATTCTTGGTACTGATTTCAACAAGGATAACCTGACAACTGCTGCTCTGGCAGAAGATATAGACCTGGAGCTTAACACAACTGTACTTTCCACGACTGATGTTCCAGATGACTTTAACTTCTCGCAATATGGTGTCATTTTTATTGAATCACAACCGGAGGAACTTGTGAACACCACATGGAGAAGCAGCATTAATACTGCAAGAGCTAGCGGTGCATATGTGATTGGTTATAACCTTTCTGAGAACATCACTCTGACAAATGTTGACCTGTATTCAGATGATTATACTGATATTGAACGGTATTGGATACAAGGTGGTGAAACGAACATGGAAACCATGCTCAGGGTTATGGGACAGAAATTTGTTGACCTGTGGACCACCGATACCTACACTCCTGAGATAATCCAGCCAAAGATGAATGTGACCTATATCCTCAATCGTGACACCGCTGTTTACTATATGGATCTTGTATTGAATGAAAGAGAGATTATTACAGATCGTTTCAACGTTACTGTCATGGCTGGTGAGGAAGCTATCAACAACACTAATCTGGATCTTACAAATGAAGACGTAATTATTCTTTACATGGTTGGATCTAATCAGCTTCCTTTGATCAAAGATGAGCTTCTTGAGGCACAAGCCAATGGAGCTGAGATCGGTACCTTCGGTATGCTGTCCGATGTATATGGAATTGCTACCTTTGAAATGGAAAGTGATAATTATTCCATACTCACAGATTATCTCTATAATGACGGATACGAAAATATGGAGAACTGGATCCGCAGGGTTGGAGCTACATTCGGCAGTGTTTACATACAATACGCTGACCCGGCAGAACCGGAGATTCCAACAGACGGTATTTATCATCCAGATGCATTTCCTAGAATTTTTGCAGACAGTACAGAGTATCTGGAATGGTATGCAGAACACGGCTACAATGAATCAGAACTCACAATAGGAATAATTGGTGGCCAATTTGGCCAGACCGAACTTACATTCAACTCTGAAAATGCTATTATCAGAGAGCTTGAATCACAAGGCTGCAATGTGATCTACACTACATATGCAGTGTGTAGCGATGATGTGGACTACTTCCTCAAAGATGGAGAAGTACTGGTTGATTCTATCATTTCTGTTAAAGGATTCTATCTGAACTATAACAATCAGGAAGAAGGTGTGGAGTACCTGCAGGAAGTATATAACGTTCCGGTTTTAAAAGCAGTGCAGGATTATTACCAGACACCTGAAGACTATATTAACAGCACCAGTGGATTGAGTGTTAGCTGTATACCATGGCAGGTAACACAAGCCGAAATTGATGGTCTTACTGATTACATCTGGATTGCCGGAAGAGTTCAGGATGAAGAAACAGAACAGTATTACTATGAGCCTATTGATTATCAGGTAGAATGGCTCTGTAACAGAGCTATCGCATGGGCAGAACTTGGACAGATGGATAATTCTGACAAAAAGATAAGCATCATTTATTACAACCACGAAGGCGGTAAGAACAACATTGGTGCCAGTTATCTGGATATCGGTTCTAGTTTCACATTACTTATGGAAGCAATGCAGGCAGCAGGTTATGATATTGGAAACGACACTATTCCAAATGGAAGTGAGTTCATTGACTTATTCATAACCAGCAGAAATGTTGGTTCATGGGCACCAGGAGAACTTGAAAAAGTTGTTGAAAGCGGCTATACAACATTGGTTCCTGTGGATGATTATCTGGTATATTATAATAAACTTCCAGAAAGTGTACGTGAAGAAGTTGAGGAAACATGGGGCGAAGCTCCTGGTGACATCATGACCTATGAGAATGAGAGTGGTGAATATTTTGTTATACCAACTGTACAGTTTGGTAACATCAATTTCATACCGCAGCCTACAAGGGCAGGACTTTCCGATGAGTCACTCATCTACCACAATGAATCCATACCGCCAACACACCAGTACCTTGCAACATATTTCTGGATCAACAATGATTATGATGCAGATGCACTGATTCATTTTGGTACACACGGAACACAGGAATGGCTGCCAGGTAATGAAGTAGGACTATGGAAATATGATTACCCATCCATTATGGTTGCTGAGACACCTGTAGTTTACCCATACATTATGGACAATGTTGGTGAAGGTACACAGGCTAAGCGTCGTGGTAATGCTGTAATTATATCTCATCTGACACCTACAATAGTTGAAGCCGGGCTTTACGGTGACCTTGCTACTATACAGGATAAAATAGAGAATTATCAGGATGCAAAAGATGATGACGATGCCACAATGATGGCACTTTATCGTAACAGTACTATACAACTATACGATAATTTGAGTCTTGGTGAGGATCTTGGTTTCTCCACGAATGATTTGTCTACTATGACCGATGATGAATTCTCCAGTTTCCTGGACACTACACTGGAAGAATACCTCGACGAAATCAATGATGAGCTCATACCATATGGCTTACACACCTTTGGTGTCGCACCAGAAGATTTTGAACTTGTTTCGATGGTCAAGTCCATGCTTGGTGATGACTTCATCGATCATATCTATGATGTACTTTCAGAAGGTAGCGGTACAGAGGAACAGTGGGGAGAAGAAGCAAGCGTTGATGCAACATTACTGCTGAATGCAACTTTGCTTTATGGAACTAACATCTCAGTTGCTCAGACAGATATACTTGGAACTACCAATGATTCTGTTACAGCAGATCTTGAACTCGCTCTGGAATACGCTGATAATCTAGAACAAACCACCAGAGAAATTAACCAGACATTAAAGGCACTGGATGCTGAATATATTGAGCCTGGAACTGGTAATGATCCGATACGTAATCCTGATGCTTTACCCACAGGAACGAACTTCTACAGTTTTGATCAGAGACTGATTCCTGACGAGGAAACTGAGGCTCAAGGACGTGCAGTCATAAATGACTGGATAGACTCATATTATGCAGAGAATGGTGCTTATCCGAACAAGGTTGCCTTTATTCTATGGTCAGTCGAGACCATGCGTCACGAGGGACTCATGGAAGCACAAATATATGAGTTGCTTGGAGTAGAACCTGTAAGGAGTTCCGGCAGATTGACCGGTGAGTTCACTGTCATACCACTAAGTAACATGACTCATCCAAGGATTGATGTATTGATGGTACCTTCCGGTCTTTATCGTGATACATTCCCATTCCAGCTTGAACTGCTGGACAATGCGGTTCGTGCAGTTGCTGACCTTAATGAGACAAATGAGACTAACTACGTAAGGATGAACACTCTTGCTATAGAGGATGCAATGCTTGAACTGGGATACAATGAAAGTGTTGCACACTATATCTCAAGATCAAGAATATTCAGTGAGGCTGAAGGTACTTATGGTACTGGTTTAACCTCTGCAGTAGAAGCAAGTGATACATGGGATAACACATCAGAAATAGCTGATCTTTTCATTTCCAGAATGTCAAACATTTATGGAGTGGATGTATGGGGTGACAACTATGAGGATGTGTTCAAGCTCAATCTTATCAATGTAGATGCAGCAATACACAGTGATTCATCAAACCTCTATGGTCTCATGGACAACGATGACGTTTACCAGTATCTTGGTGGACTTGGTCTGGCTATAAGATCACTTGGTGGTGACGTTTCATTATATATTGCAGACTTTACTAGTGTGGATAATCCAGAAGTCATTACTCTTGGTGAAGCTTTCAGTAAAGAACTGGCTGCCAGATATCTCAATCCTAGCTGGTTGACCGGAATGATGGAGTATGATTATGCTGGTGCCAGAGAGATGATGAAGGCAGTCGAGTACATGTGGGGCTGGGAAGCAACAACACCGGATCTGGTGACTGATTCAGACTGGGACAAGATATATGAGACACTTGTGTTGGACTCACAGAATATAGGTGTGGATGACTTCCTGAAAGAGAATGCATACCAGTATCAGTCCGTAACTGCCAGATTGATTGAAAATATCAGAAAGGGAAGTTGGACTCCTTCAGACCCAGACACCTTGAATAATCTTGTCAATGAATTGGTTAAATCGGTGAATGAAAACGGAGTTACCTGCTGTCACCACACTTGTGGTAATGCGCAGCTTGCTGATTTCATAGCTGGAAAAATGCAGGCAGCAGGAGTCACCGCAGAAATGCAGGCAGCATACAATGAATTGATGTATGAAGCAACTCTCCGGGATCAGTTTGTGACACAGCAACAGATTGATACCAGTTCAGTAAAAACAACAGACGATTCTCTTAACTCTGTCCAAAGAACCATGGCAACAGGTTCATCAAACCAGACCATGATATCCGAGACAGGAGGAGCAGGAACGGACTATGACACACCAGTGCAGGATTCTGGAAAATCAACACCAGACAACTACGTCCAAGGTTATGAGATGACTCAAGAGAGTGTTACTAACGACAACAGCGTGAATAGTCCATCATTCTCAAGCTCGGATATCCTTGCTTCCGTATTTGTATTAGGAGCTCTCGGGGCCATATATCTGGGATTCTGGAAAAGAAGAGGTTTCTAAAGACTTTTTTGGCGCTTTCAAAAAAGCGCCTTTCTTTTTTCTTAAAATGGAATGGTGGCAACACACTAGTATCCATACATTAAATATACTTTTTTTAATATACTCACTGCATTTTATATAGAAGTTTGTTTGAATATATTTTACTGCTTAAATAAATCTTATTTTACATTCACGCACAAAAAGGATTCAGGCTCATGAATAGAACTACACTCACATTCATATGTATCTTTTTGATTCTGCTTTCCACCTCTTTCGCTTCGGCCAATGATGAGAATATGATCTTTCTGAAATCAGGGAATATAGATACAGACCTACCACCGGAAAGGAATGTATCCGAACGGGATCAGATCGGCATATCTTCAACATCTGAATTCGTGGACAGTTCCGAAACATATTATATCGTGCAATTTGAAGGACATGTCACCAAACAGTGGAAAGATGAAGTGCAGGACATCGGGGTCGAATTCTTTGATTATATTCCAAACAATGCTTTTGTTCTCAGGATGAATGGAACGGAGAAGAGTCTTGTAGAATCACTTGATTTTGTGCGCTGGACGGATGAACTAAAACCAGAATACAAACTTTCCTCAGGACTGAACGAATATGAAGACCAGGCATCTCTTGCTTCAACAGACACGAATGCTAATCTGATAGTTGTCCTCTTTGACCCGCAAGACAATACAAGAATCATAGAAGAGATTGAAGCTATCAATGGAAACATCATCAGCAGTTCACAAACAATCCTGAGGGTTGAAATAGCCGAAAGCAGGATAGATCAACTTGCTGCAATAAATGGAATTTGCTGGGTAGAGAACTACTCGGAGCCGGTCCTGTTCAATGATGTAGCTGCAGGCATTATGAATGTCAACACTGTACATAATGAACTTGGATTGAATGGAAGTGGGCAAATCGTGGCCGTCTGCGATACCGGACTTGATACTGGTGTTAATGATGAATCAATGCATGCTGATATTTTTGGAAGGATCATAAATATTACAGATTATTCTAATGATGGTCCCGCAGATGAAGGTCCTTTTGGGATATCCGGTGGCCATGGTACTCACGTAACAGGATCGGTTCTTGGAAACGGATCAATGTCGGATGGGCAATATAAAGGAATTGCGCCTGAAGCCAGTCTTTTATTTGAAGCAGTGCAGGATAGTGACGGGAGCCTTGGAGGAATTAGCAGAACCAGTGACCTCAGTTCCCTCTTTCAGGACGCATATGACCAGGGAGCTAGAATCCATACAAATAGTTGGGGTTACAATATTTTAGGTAGTTACACTACTCGCTCAAAACAAGTTGATCAATTTGTCTGGAATAATCCAGATATGTTAATACTATTTGCAGCAGGGAATTATGGCGATGACTCCGATGAAAACGGTGTTGTTGACCAGAATTCTATTACTTCCCCTGCAACTTCAAAAAACTGCATTGCGGTTGGTGCTTCGGAAAATGACAGAGGCGATAATTTTGGAACTGGATACAGGATATGGGGAAATATTTATTGGCTAGCTGGGTTCTTCGAAGGAGAACCTATTAAAAGTGATTATACTGCAAATAACCCCACCGGTATTGCAGCTTTCAGTGGTCGTGGACCTACCGACGATGGAAGGATTAAACCAGAACTTGTTGCTCCGGGAACATTTATTGCTTCTACAAGGTCCAGTCTGATAACTTGGTACGAGTGGGGAATTATTAATGAATTCGATGCATCTTATGCATACAATGGTGGAACAAGTATGGCCACACCACTTGTTGCAGGTTCCGCAGCCCTTGTAAGAGAATACTATACTGAAATAGAACAATTAGATAGTCCAAGTGCTGCATTACTAAAAGCTACCCTGCTCAATGGTGCATACGATATGACTCCCGGACAATATGGAATAGCCGAATATAAAGAGATAGCAGGTAGGCCGGATTATTCACAAGGTTGGGGACGTGTGGATGTTGAAAACTCCATACTTGTACCATATCCTGAAGTCATAGCATATTTCGATAATACTCCCCTTTCAGATTCAGGATCATGGGGCCACACGTATGAATATGTAGAAAGTGGCCAGCCCCTAAGAGCAACTCTCGTGTGGACGGATTATCCGGCATCTGAGTTGACAGGAAAAACACTGGTCAATGATCTTGATCTTACAATTACAGATTCATCAGGCATATATTATGGGAACGATGGACCTGACCATATAAACAATGTTGAAGGAATCGAACTTAATACTGCATTAGAAGGTGACTATACAATAACGGTCGATGGGTATGATGTTCAAGAAGGACCACAGCCCTTTGCACTGGTATTCTCATTCACCTGCGACAACAATGAGTTCCCTGCAAATGGTTCCTATGCAGATAACAGTACAACTGAAGTGTCAACCGATGTTGTACACCCCGGAGGAGTGAATGAGAGTTCCATACAGATGGAAATTGATGGTAACCTTATTGATTACACTGCTGCAAGCATAATTGATGGATACAGGATACAGTATAATGTTTCCAGCCCTTACAAGATTGGAG
This window contains:
- a CDS encoding PGF-pre-PGF domain-containing protein, giving the protein MNRTTLTFICIFLILLSTSFASANDENMIFLKSGNIDTDLPPERNVSERDQIGISSTSEFVDSSETYYIVQFEGHVTKQWKDEVQDIGVEFFDYIPNNAFVLRMNGTEKSLVESLDFVRWTDELKPEYKLSSGLNEYEDQASLASTDTNANLIVVLFDPQDNTRIIEEIEAINGNIISSSQTILRVEIAESRIDQLAAINGICWVENYSEPVLFNDVAAGIMNVNTVHNELGLNGSGQIVAVCDTGLDTGVNDESMHADIFGRIINITDYSNDGPADEGPFGISGGHGTHVTGSVLGNGSMSDGQYKGIAPEASLLFEAVQDSDGSLGGISRTSDLSSLFQDAYDQGARIHTNSWGYNILGSYTTRSKQVDQFVWNNPDMLILFAAGNYGDDSDENGVVDQNSITSPATSKNCIAVGASENDRGDNFGTGYRIWGNIYWLAGFFEGEPIKSDYTANNPTGIAAFSGRGPTDDGRIKPELVAPGTFIASTRSSLITWYEWGIINEFDASYAYNGGTSMATPLVAGSAALVREYYTEIEQLDSPSAALLKATLLNGAYDMTPGQYGIAEYKEIAGRPDYSQGWGRVDVENSILVPYPEVIAYFDNTPLSDSGSWGHTYEYVESGQPLRATLVWTDYPASELTGKTLVNDLDLTITDSSGIYYGNDGPDHINNVEGIELNTALEGDYTITVDGYDVQEGPQPFALVFSFTCDNNEFPANGSYADNSTTEVSTDVVHPGGVNESSIQMEIDGNLIDYTAASIIDGYRIQYNVSSPYKIGEHNVTITASTDTGQQFSYEWEFNVKPEITSFKLTDPAVDGIIDEEAKTVAIVVPYGTDVTALTPTIDHTGSNVSPDTGVSQDFTNPVTYTVTAADSTTQEYEVTVTVAENPAKAITSFEFEALAVVGTVNEDTKTVALSLPYGTLVTSLKPTITHTGASVSPDSGVEQDFTNSVTYTVTAEDASAQQYTVTVNVAPNTAKEITSFKFTDPVVEGIINETAKTVNITVPYGTDRTDLVPTITHTGGKIEPDSGLARDFTNPVTYKVTAEDTTTQRYTVTVNVAPNKAKEITSFKLTDPDAEGIINETAKTVNMTVPYGTNVTALVPTIVHTGETISPNTGIAQNFTKPITYTVTAEDATTQEYIINVQIASSSSIVTASTPATSGGGGGGGGGGGGGTTGEEYENIEVKDVSSIFVGKDINVKFNFKNENNDIQYVSYKSLKNAGTISVTIESLRDKSTFADSFPSGEIYKNINIWVGKTGYATDNNIENPVIGFRVDRQWIENNNIDVDSIALNRYNAKWSKLLTTQTDSDNEYFYFEASTPGFSPFAITGEPNETNLNSVSEKQYSTEDDNTSNLNTSIANENQPENTVNALSILISGLIVSFVCFLIRKQ